ctaaccctaaccctaaccctaaccctaaccctaaccctaaccctaaccctaaccctaaccctaaccctaaccctaaccctaaccctaaccctaaccctaaccctaaccctaaccctaaccctaaccctaaccctaacctTTTACTTAATACTTTATAGTTTAGTTTCTACCCCTAGGGGTAAAGGCGTAGCTCCTCCCCTTTACTAATTTGCCTATACTTTCTAGCCCTATATACCTTAACCTTAACCTAATTGCTATCCGTCCTTATGCCCTTTATAATGGAGACCTAATCTGGCCTACTTGAGATACTATCTGTGCCGCCTCGGAGGTAAGCTTTAACGCAGCCGGGTTATTCGCTATGCCGCTACCAAACTTTTGGGTGATCATGGCTCCGCGGCTAGTGAGCCACTCTGTCGCCAGAGAGACTACGTGGTTATAGTAGTCAGGCTCCCACTCCTTCCACGCCTCTAAAATGCCCTTTAGTTCCGGGATGAATTCGTCGGCGTGAGCCATCTCCGCGGTCAGCGTCTTTCCGGCTGCTGTAAAAGCCCGctgcaggacggcgtcgtTAAGGTAGTTGAAAATTCCAACAGTTCCCTGCATAGCCCCGAGCACTTGTTTCAGTGTTATTTCGTCTCCTTTACTCGCCACTTTACGCAGTAACGTCTCGAAGTGTTCAGCTCGGCCGAGTGGGGAGTTGCCCATCATTAACGTTCGCTTGAGAACGTTGAGCGGCCCGGGTAGGAAAGTCACGCCCTCGCGATAGGCATACGACCCAATGGTTTCGAAGATGCGGTCGTTGGGTGTGACCGGTAGCGTGTAGTGGGCCGCGTCACGAACGGCCAGGCCGATTCGCGGAAGGCTGACGTCGTATACTTTATTCCAGCCATTGTACACCGCCATGGGATCGAGCTTGTTCTTCATGTCGACGCCAGAGAAGAGCTTACCGGACAACAGGCTTCTTACAAAGCTGTCGATCATGTTGACCTCTCGAAGGTGTTCCAGCTGAAAGCCCTTCTTTGGCAGTTCTGCGGCAGGGATAAACTTCATTGCTGTCGAGCCGCATGTTTCCTTCAGCAGATTGTAGCCGCCGCGGATAAAAAGTGTGTCTGACCCATCGCCCCTAAGGCTCTTCAATCCGGGCCAGTATGGTCGGCTTTTCACGGCCAATTCCTTGCCTTTATAAATAGCTGAGCCTGTCAGGTGGAATAGCGAAAGGAGTTTGGGACGTGGCTGTCCCGGAAAGGCAGCTCGGGCCTCGATATGATTCTCATCCTCCCCTGTCACTCCGCCATCTTCATAGGTCCAGAGCGTCCGATCATCGCTAGTGACGTATGAAGAACGTCTGAGTAAGCTTGTATAGCCCTGTTCATCATTGTAGCCAGCTTCGTCGTCACATGCAGCCCGGTTCTCGATCAATTGACAAAAGTCATAGTCGCAGGTGGCGGTTTGGAGCGTCAGCGTGTTTGGCGTGCAGCAGAGAGCTCGATTTCTTCCCCCTATTTGGAATGTTAGGTATTACAAAAACAAGCGACCAAAGACAGAGTGACAGAAAAGACTTACAAGCGCAGCCGCCGTACGAGTCTCCTCGTTCGTCTTTCAGGAGAGTGACCTCTGACCTGCCACACGTGTTGTCCGCACAATCGCCTTTACCGACCCAGCGGCAGTCGAGTAGTGGTGGAGGGTCATTTTTGGGACAACAGAACTCATTGCCGTGCTTGAAGACTGTGCCCCAGCCTGTCTTGTCCCATATATAGGCGATCTTTTGCTGGTCACTCTTGCACGAGCTTCCGCTGTGATGAAATCAGCCAGCACTCAAAGACCCAAACACCTCATGCTCGAACTTACACTCCATCGGACCAACTGCACTGGCTGATGGCGTCACTGAATATACCCAACTCACAACAAAATGCCTTCTGGCCTCTGGTGCAATGAGCCGTCTCAGAGGATTCTCCCGGTGAACCGCCATAGTCGGACATTGTAATTTTGACCTCACCCGCGTGGCATTGTCCATTGCAGTCTCGTCCGGCATTTGTCCCACCACTACCGCCTCTCCATTGGCATTTGGTCATTCCGCTCCCCTTGGGGCAGCAGATAGGCTTGTAATCTTTTGACTGTCCCGATCCAATCAACAACGCCTTTCAATACAGAAAAAACATGGTCCGGATTGTCAACTTACCCTCCCAGCTTTGTCATAGCCAACCTGGTCATCACCGGACTTGCAAGAAGTGAGAGAGTCCTCTTGAACGTAGCAGTCTTTACGGAGATACGAGTTCAGAGTGTCTTTTGTCATCTGGCTGGCTTGGAGTGTTTTCTTGCTCAGTGGCGAGTTGAGGGTCAACTTGTCTTTGCCCGTGAGAGCCGCATGCGCTGTGAAGTCAAAGTCGTCTGTTCCACCATAGGAGTTAGCCAGGTAGGTTGAGGATAGTGAAGACGTGTTGTCGTTAGCGCGTACCGAGATCGGACGCCCAGATTAAAGAGCCTGAGAATCCAACATCATTTGCCCATTCGACCTTTTGTTGGAAAGTATCCTTGTCGTCATATGAGATCCACTGATTTGTGTCAAAAGTGAAATACTTTGTGGCTGATTCCTTATCATGGGTGACTTTGATGCTGGGGTTCTTCTTTAAGATGTCCTGCACCTCATAATACGCAAGATCTATCACCGTTTTAGCCGACCATATGCAAGCAATTGGATCAAGACCTACATCCGCTTGTCTTTGTGCACACCCCTGGCTTTGCACCTCCTGAGAAGGGGCATCCTGGTGTTGCACAAGTGGGATTAGCAAGTGTAAAAGCCCGACCGTAGAACCCGAAGCCCAAGGCAATTTTGTGAGCTGGGATCTCCACGCGCCAGAACAGCTCTGCAGCCAATTTAATCTCTGTCAAGTTGGTATGACTCTGGACAATAGAGCCGCTGTCGGTTTTCAGTACATGCAAGAAATCGTATAAATCACTATCACTATAATACTGGTCAAGACTCACATCGGATTTGTGCTGTCCCATGTTCCGTGGAGGTCATAAGACATCTATAAAGTTCAGAACCTAAAACAGAGAACTTGAAAGTCAAAATCGAACATACTAAGTTGACCCAGTCGCAATACTTCATCATCCCGGGCAGATCGAACCATTTTAGATACCAGTAAGAAGACGGTGCTGTAAAGGTGATGCCTAAGCTACGCCCTGTTTTATCAAACGTAGCTCGGAGTGTCTTCACGAGCTCGACATAGTTCTTCGTATCCTCCTTCTTGCCACCTCGATCAGGAGCCGCAGGATACTCCCTATTGTAGAGGTGTCAGCAACGAACTTATAGTGAGAAATAACCCTACAGCCGGGTTTATTGCGTACCAGTCCAAATCAACCCCATCAAAACCGTAGTAGGTTAAAAATGCGACAAGCTCATTGGCAAATAGCTGGCGGTTAGACGAACTGCCGGCTATGTTCCCAAAAATGGGCTGTGTATAGGTGCCGTTGTCCGAAAATGTCCAGCCACCAATACTGATGAATATCTTCAGGTCTGGATTCGTGATTTTAAGATCCGAGATGTCATCAAAGAGAGAAAttggcgtcgcggcgtccATAGTTGTGATCTTAAAGGATGTCGGGTCCAGATAAGCGAAAGCATAATTCAGATGCGTTAGGGCCGCGACTTTAGCTTCTTGTTAGGCATACTCATATAATTTGGAGTCGGGAGTTCATACGTGGTAGGTCGCGTGGCGACGTCTTGTGGCAGATGGAAGGGGCATTCCAAGCCTCATAGTACCCAATGACTAGATGCGTTATTTTTCTATCCATACCAGCATTTTACACGGCTCATCTTACCTCTCGACAAGGTCTTCCCTTTCGTTGACCCTCCCGGAGGCGAAGGATTCTCATTGCAGTTTGACTGACAGCCTTTCCCACAGAATTCTGGCAAGGTTTATGTTAAACTTTCCACACTTGACGAACGTATACTATAATGGGTTACACAATACCCTTGGTGGTGCCACAGAATCCGTACTGGGAGCAGCAAGTGTTCAATGGACAAGTTGTCTTGCCATCCTTGGAGTCTCTCCCACATTCAGCAACAGCATCACAGTTACTGGTACAGCCTTTGCCACAGTAGGCAGACCCGTAGCCGCAGATTCCAGATTCTGAACGCTGGTTTAGTAACCGGTATTATTGAGGATCATAATGGGAGTAGATTCCTACCACCGCAACATGCTCTATTGCTGCATGGTTCTGTATATATTTTAGGTATCCGCGCATTGTGGAACACGCCGAGAGAACTCACTTCCTGGGCCGCATGTGTAGTCTTCTCTAGCTTTCAAGCGGTGCAGGACTCTAGTAGCGTCATTGTACGGGGAAACTTCAACTTGAGGCGCGTGTAGGTGACCATGAGACGGCCGATACTTAGGAGACGCAGAGCATAGTCCAATGGTCTGTAGCAGCACCAACGCAATGACAAAAATCGACTTCATGACAAAGATGGTATTCTTCTTTTCGAGCTAAAGAACCGAACATGAAGTGGATGGCGGTTTCGAAAGAAGTTGGCTGCGAAGTACGGCTGTGGGAGGTAAATAGGATGATCGCTCAACATGTATTCATCGAACAGATACAATGACTGTACATGGGCCATGCGCACTGTGGCATTATACTGAGGCAGGGCTTGTTCCCTGAATATATCCTTGACCCTGTTCTCTCTCCACATGCTCAGTGCAATCTTGTCcaccagccgctgccgcgcttcCGGTCGTGCCTTGCCTCGCTAAATACATGCCTCTTCGTACCGCGAAATGGAAATGCGCTCAGCTGCGGTGTAACATGGGTAATTGCGTTCCTGCATGGCTGCATGGGATGTTTTGTCGGGCTGCAACGCTTTGTCACACCGTGACCTCCCAGACCGCGCCAAAGCATCCACGTAGATAATCTCCAGCGGGATCTAGAACGTTGCAACTCTGAAGCTCCTGCATGCTGCGCCTCTTATCACAGTTACCAGTTCATACGGCCCACCCCGATGTGGCATGCCCAGAAATTGTGTGCACGGTACGGGAAACTCATCTCCGCAACGTTTCATTTTTGCTGGGTGGTCTGATATCTTCAATTTAGGACATACCCCGTCATGTGGCGGCGTTTCCACTCCAAATTGGCCGGAACATTCTGTCATTGACTGCGACTTAAATCCAAACCTACATGCAGGTGCGTATATACTAGGAGCTCTTGGGCCAACAAGAAGAGGCTCTCTTTGATACTGTTGCGACAACTCAATTTTCGCCTTGCTCCGCCGTG
This sequence is a window from Purpureocillium takamizusanense chromosome 8, complete sequence. Protein-coding genes within it:
- a CDS encoding Chitinase (EggNog:ENOG503NVAI~COG:G): MKFIPAAELPKKGFQLEHLREVNMIDSFVRSLLSGKLFSGVDMKNKLDPMAVYNGWNKVYDVSLPRIGLAVRDAAHYTLPVTPNDRIFETIGSYAYREGVTFLPGPLNVLKRTLMMGNSPLGRAEHFETLLRKVASKGDEITLKQVLGAMQGTVGIFNYLNDAVLQRAFTAAGKTLTAEMAHADEFIPELKGILEAWKEWEPDYYNHVVSLATEWLTSRGAMITQKFGSGIANNPAALKLTSEAAQIVSQVGQIRSPL
- a CDS encoding Chitinase (EggNog:ENOG503NVAI~CAZy:GH18~COG:G); this encodes MDAATPISLFDDISDLKITNPDLKIFISIGGWTFSDNGTYTQPIFGNIAGSSSNRQLFANELVAFLTYYGFDGVDLDWEYPAAPDRGGKKEDTKNYVELVKTLRATFDKTGRSLGITFTAPSSYWYLKWFDLPGMMKYCDWVNLMSYDLHGTWDSTNPIGSIVQSHTNLTEIKLAAELFWRVEIPAHKIALGFGFYGRAFTLANPTCATPGCPFSGGAKPGVCTKTSGYLAYYEVQDILKKNPSIKVTHDKESATKYFTFDTNQWISYDDKDTFQQKVEWANDVGFSGSLIWASDLDDFDFTAHAALTGKDKLTLNSPLSKKTLQASQMTKDTLNSYLRKDCYVQEDSLTSCKSGDDQVGYDKAGRVS